A single Brachybacterium sillae DNA region contains:
- a CDS encoding bifunctional folylpolyglutamate synthase/dihydrofolate synthase, with protein MSPEMREVYAALLARAPENKIEPDLSRIRRVMDLMGNPQRSYRSLRIAGTNGKTTTARIIERILREAGLRTGRTTSPHLHSPTERIALDGMPIADEDFVQAYRDVEPFALIVDEESRAAGGPPLTFFEYLTAMAFQAFASAPVDVAVVETGLGGTWDATGVVDPDVTVITPIGLDHQEYLGDTVAQIAGEKAGILRSDALAILAAQPYQDAADVLRAKVQELGAEAAIEDEQIAVLSRTPGVGGQQITLQGIAGRYEDLFLSLLGEHQAHNALVAVAACEGLLGDGTSPLDGEMLAAALTDVSSPGRAEVVRQAPTVLVDAAHNPAGALTLVSTVRENFRFTHTVGLVGILQEKDAEEILSIWEPLFDDVVITQSSSPRAIPTDRLGDLARDIFDDDERVHEQASLPDAIQTAVDLAEQRGEQFGGVVVAGSVTLAAEVRALFGRDTDA; from the coding sequence ATGTCGCCCGAGATGCGGGAGGTGTACGCCGCTCTGCTGGCGCGCGCGCCCGAGAACAAGATCGAGCCGGACCTCTCCCGCATCCGCCGGGTGATGGACCTGATGGGCAACCCGCAGCGCAGCTACCGGTCCCTCCGCATCGCCGGCACCAACGGGAAGACCACCACCGCCCGCATCATCGAGCGGATCCTGCGGGAAGCGGGCCTGCGCACCGGCCGCACCACCAGCCCGCACCTGCACAGCCCCACCGAGCGCATCGCCCTGGACGGGATGCCGATCGCCGACGAGGACTTCGTGCAGGCCTACCGCGATGTGGAGCCCTTCGCCCTCATCGTCGACGAGGAGTCCCGGGCCGCCGGGGGCCCGCCGCTGACGTTCTTCGAATACCTCACGGCGATGGCGTTCCAGGCGTTCGCCAGCGCCCCGGTGGACGTCGCGGTGGTCGAGACGGGCCTGGGCGGCACCTGGGATGCCACCGGTGTGGTCGACCCCGACGTCACCGTCATCACCCCGATCGGGCTGGACCACCAGGAGTACCTCGGCGACACCGTCGCGCAGATCGCCGGGGAGAAGGCCGGGATCCTGCGCTCGGACGCCCTGGCGATCCTGGCCGCCCAGCCGTACCAGGACGCCGCCGACGTGCTGCGTGCGAAGGTCCAGGAGCTCGGGGCGGAAGCGGCGATCGAGGACGAGCAGATCGCCGTGCTCTCCCGCACCCCCGGGGTCGGTGGGCAGCAGATCACCCTGCAGGGCATCGCCGGACGCTACGAAGACCTGTTCCTGTCCCTGCTCGGCGAACATCAGGCCCACAACGCCCTGGTGGCGGTCGCCGCCTGCGAGGGACTGCTCGGCGATGGCACCAGCCCGCTGGACGGGGAGATGCTCGCCGCGGCCCTCACCGACGTCTCCTCCCCGGGCCGCGCCGAGGTCGTCCGGCAGGCGCCCACGGTGCTGGTCGACGCCGCCCACAACCCCGCCGGGGCGCTCACTCTCGTCTCGACCGTCCGGGAGAACTTCCGCTTCACCCACACCGTCGGGCTCGTCGGCATCCTGCAGGAGAAGGACGCCGAGGAGATCCTGTCGATCTGGGAGCCCCTGTTCGACGATGTGGTGATCACCCAGTCCAGCTCGCCGCGCGCCATCCCCACGGACCGTCTCGGCGACCTCGCCCGGGACATCTTCGATGACGACGAGAGGGTCCACGAGCAGGCGTCCCTGCCCGATGCCATCCAGACCGCCGTCGACCTCGCCGAGCAGCGGGGTGAGCAGTTCGGCGGCGTCGTCGTCGCCGGATCCGTCACGCTCGCCGCCGAGGTGCGGGCCCTGTTCGGACGGGACACCGACGCCTGA
- the ndk gene encoding nucleoside-diphosphate kinase, translated as MTTERTLILLKPDAVQRHLRGEILRRIEAKGYDIVALSQRTATAEELAAHYAEHEGKPFYQSLVDYMGSAPLVAVVAEGENVIAGFRSLAGATNPTQAAPGTIRGDLGREWDLPVIQNLVHGSDSPESAAREISIWFPELG; from the coding sequence ATGACCACCGAACGCACCCTGATCCTGCTCAAGCCCGATGCCGTGCAGCGCCACCTGCGTGGCGAGATCCTGCGCCGCATCGAGGCCAAGGGGTATGACATCGTCGCCCTGTCGCAGCGCACCGCCACCGCGGAGGAGCTCGCCGCCCACTACGCCGAGCATGAGGGCAAGCCCTTCTACCAGTCGCTGGTGGACTACATGGGCTCGGCCCCGCTGGTCGCCGTGGTCGCGGAGGGTGAGAACGTCATCGCCGGATTCCGCTCCCTGGCGGGCGCCACCAACCCGACGCAGGCCGCACCCGGCACCATCCGCGGTGACCTCGGCCGCGAATGGGATCTGCCCGTCATCCAGAACCTGGTGCACGGCTCCGATTCTCCCGAGTCCGCCGCCCGCGAGATCAGCATCTGGTTCCCCGAACTCGGCTGA
- the ftsY gene encoding signal recognition particle-docking protein FtsY, translating to MDPNDIVALVAGGLGGLAVLGAGGWALLRRPKDDSRPRDTDTDGTRRGGVATKERPPAPTWGDTLSAPAATPTAPAEADTQAAVEAPAEPAVETATGTDTETPVEASPEPAAAPTRRETPALDQPEPAGDRMRRLRERLSRSGALGRGLLTLLTRDTVDEATWEEIEETLLLADLGPDATDELMANLRRRMQVIGDGEPAVVRDALFEELLALIDPSADRRLAASRREAPDGTDVPSVILMVGVNGTGKTTTVGKLARVLVAEGRTVVLGAADTFRAAAAEQLTTWGSRVGVETVRSDRDGADPAAVAFDAVQRGIDAGVDVVVIDTAGRLQNKKGLMDELGKVRRVAAKALHGDEVAEVLLVIDATTGQNGMQQARVFREAVDVTGIVLTKLDGTAKGGIVVNVQRELGVPVKMVGLGEGMDDLAPFDPHGFVEALLGE from the coding sequence GTGGATCCCAATGACATCGTGGCGCTGGTCGCGGGCGGGCTCGGAGGGCTCGCCGTGCTCGGTGCCGGCGGGTGGGCCCTGCTGCGGCGCCCGAAGGACGACTCCCGCCCCCGCGACACCGACACCGATGGCACCCGCCGCGGCGGAGTCGCCACGAAGGAGCGGCCCCCGGCCCCCACCTGGGGTGACACCCTCTCCGCTCCGGCAGCCACCCCGACGGCCCCGGCTGAGGCGGACACTCAGGCCGCCGTCGAGGCCCCCGCGGAACCGGCCGTCGAGACCGCGACCGGGACCGACACCGAAACGCCCGTCGAGGCGAGCCCGGAACCTGCCGCTGCGCCCACCCGCCGTGAGACCCCGGCCCTGGATCAGCCGGAGCCCGCCGGCGATCGCATGCGTCGCCTGCGCGAGCGCCTCTCCCGCTCCGGCGCCCTCGGCCGGGGCCTGCTGACCCTCCTCACCCGCGACACCGTCGACGAGGCCACCTGGGAGGAGATCGAGGAGACGCTGCTGCTGGCCGACCTCGGCCCCGACGCCACCGACGAACTCATGGCCAACCTGCGCCGCCGCATGCAGGTGATCGGTGACGGCGAACCCGCCGTGGTGCGTGACGCCCTCTTCGAGGAGCTGCTGGCCCTGATCGACCCGTCCGCCGACCGGCGCCTGGCCGCCAGCCGCCGCGAGGCGCCCGACGGCACCGACGTCCCCTCCGTCATCCTCATGGTCGGGGTGAACGGCACCGGCAAGACCACCACCGTCGGCAAGCTCGCCCGGGTGCTGGTGGCCGAGGGCCGCACCGTCGTCCTCGGTGCCGCCGACACCTTCCGTGCCGCCGCCGCCGAGCAGCTCACCACCTGGGGATCCCGCGTCGGCGTGGAGACCGTGCGGTCCGACCGGGACGGCGCCGATCCCGCCGCCGTCGCCTTCGATGCGGTGCAGCGCGGCATCGACGCCGGGGTCGATGTGGTCGTCATCGACACCGCCGGGCGCCTGCAGAACAAGAAGGGCCTGATGGACGAGCTCGGCAAGGTCCGTCGCGTCGCCGCCAAGGCCCTGCACGGTGACGAGGTCGCCGAGGTGCTGCTGGTCATCGACGCCACCACCGGTCAGAACGGCATGCAGCAGGCCCGCGTGTTCCGGGAGGCCGTGGACGTCACCGGCATCGTCCTCACCAAACTCGACGGCACCGCCAAGGGCGGCATCGTGGTGAACGTGCAGCGTGAACTCGGCGTGCCGGTGAAGATGGTCGGCCTCGGCGAGGGCATGGACGATCTGGCTCCCTTCGACCCCCACGGGTTCGTGGAGGCCCTGCTCGGGGAGTGA
- a CDS encoding DUF4233 domain-containing protein, translating to MPLIDLTPSGRAHGAQRMLSATTLTVEALVIVFATLAAHQLQPDTRTLAWTWGLALAAALLLCSGWMRRCSAAPYLVGLALQIPVIAFGTVVSAMWALGLLFAALYLYGLVKGNQWDREKDEVDRQVLSARAEADDAQNPRASR from the coding sequence ATGCCGCTGATCGACCTGACCCCCTCGGGCCGGGCCCACGGCGCCCAGCGGATGCTCTCGGCCACCACCCTGACCGTCGAGGCGCTGGTGATCGTCTTCGCGACCCTCGCCGCCCACCAGCTGCAGCCCGACACCCGCACCCTCGCCTGGACGTGGGGGCTGGCCCTCGCCGCAGCGCTGCTGTTGTGCAGCGGGTGGATGCGCCGCTGCAGCGCCGCCCCGTACCTGGTGGGGCTGGCGCTGCAGATCCCGGTGATCGCCTTCGGCACGGTCGTCTCCGCCATGTGGGCGCTCGGCCTGCTGTTCGCCGCGCTCTACCTGTACGGACTCGTCAAGGGCAACCAGTGGGACCGGGAGAAGGACGAGGTGGATCGACAGGTCCTCTCCGCCCGCGCTGAGGCCGACGACGCGCAGAACCCCCGCGCATCTCGCTAG